The Pyrus communis chromosome 2, drPyrComm1.1, whole genome shotgun sequence genome includes a window with the following:
- the LOC137725209 gene encoding CBS domain-containing protein CBSX2, chloroplastic-like isoform X1 yields MVGSISIPTPIAFPNSTSLSSPSILPLRRFPLLSLCNRRRRLQFRPLVLVSSAAGVAASSVPRNGSYTVGDFMTTREYLHVVKPTTTVDQALDALVEKRITGFPVIDDDWKLVGVVSDYDLLALDSISGNIKGGCQSDTNLFPDVDSSWKTFNEIQKLLSKTNGKVVGDLMTPAPLVVRETTNLGDAARLLLETKYRRLPVVDSEGKLVGIITRGNVVKAALQIKRASENKLS; encoded by the exons ATGGTGGGCTCAATCTCAATCCCTACCCCAATCGCTTTCCCCAATTCCACTTCGCTCTCTTCTCCTTCAATCCTTCCACTCCGTCGATTCCCTCTCCTCTCCCTCTGCAACCGACGCCGCCGCCTCCAATTCCGGCCCCTGGTTCTCGTTTCCTCTGCCGCGGGTGTCGCCGCCAGTTCCGTCCCCAgaaatgggtcctacaccgtcGGCGACTTCATGACCACCAGGGAGTATCTGCACGTCGTCAAGCCCACCACCACCGTCGACCAAG CATTGGATGCTCTTGTGGAGAAGAGAATCACCGGTTTTCCTGTGATTGACGATGACTGGAAACTC GTTGGTGTTGTTTCAGATTACGACTTGTTAGCGTTGGATTCCATATCCGGAAATATAAAAG GTGGTTGTCAAAGTGACACAAACTTGTTTCCAGATGTTGATAGTTCTTGGAAA ACTTTCAATGAGATACAGAAACTGCTTAGCAAGACCAATGGAAAAGTTGTTGGTGACTTGATGACACCTGCTCCGCTTGTTGTTCGTGAAACCACCAACCTGGGAGATGCTGCTAG GTTGTTGCTTGAAACAAAATATCGCCGACTGCCAGTTGTAGATAGTGAAGGCAAGCTG GTTGGGATCATTACGAGGGGGAATGTTGTTAAAGCTGCCCTGCAGATAAAACGTGCTAGTGAAAATAAGCTTAGTTGA
- the LOC137725209 gene encoding CBS domain-containing protein CBSX2, chloroplastic-like isoform X2, with the protein MVGSISIPTPIAFPNSTSLSSPSILPLRRFPLLSLCNRRRRLQFRPLVLVSSAAGVAASSVPRNGSYTVGDFMTTREYLHVVKPTTTVDQALDALVEKRITGFPVIDDDWKLVGVVSDYDLLALDSISGNIKGGGQSDTNLFPDVDSSWKTFNEIQKLLSKTNGKVVGDLMTTAPLVVRETTNLGDAARLLLETKYRRLPVVDSEGKLVGIITRGNVVKAALQIKRASENKLS; encoded by the exons ATGGTGGGCTCAATCTCAATCCCTACCCCAATCGCTTTCCCCAATTCCACTTCGCTCTCTTCTCCTTCAATCCTTCCACTCCGTCGATTCCCTCTCCTCTCCCTCTGCAACCGACGCCGCCGCCTCCAATTCCGGCCCCTGGTTCTCGTTTCCTCTGCCGCGGGTGTCGCCGCCAGTTCCGTCCCCAgaaatgggtcctacaccgtcGGCGACTTCATGACCACCAGGGAGTATCTGCACGTCGTCAAGCCCACCACCACCGTCGACCAAG CATTGGATGCTCTTGTGGAGAAGAGAATCACCGGTTTTCCTGTGATTGACGATGACTGGAAACTC GTTGGTGTTGTTTCAGATTACGACTTGTTAGCGTTGGATTCCATATCCGGAAATATAAAAG GTGGTGGTCAAAGTGACACAAACTTGTTTCCAGATGTTGATAGTTCTTGGAAA ACTTTCAATGAGATACAGAAACTGCTTAGCAAGACCAATGGAAAAGTTGTTGGTGACTTGATGACAACTGCTCCGCTTGTTGTTCGTGAAACCACCAACCTGGGAGATGCTGCTAG GTTGTTGCTTGAAACAAAATATCGCCGACTGCCAGTTGTAGATAGTGAAGGCAAGCTG GTTGGGATCATTACGAGGGGGAATGTTGTTAAAGCTGCCCTGCAGATAAAACGTGCTAGTGAAAATAAGCTTAGTTGA